In Triplophysa rosa linkage group LG7, Trosa_1v2, whole genome shotgun sequence, the following proteins share a genomic window:
- the gpx1b gene encoding glutathione peroxidase 1b, translated as MSGIKSFYDLTAKTLTGEEFKFSSLKGKVVLIENVASLUGTTTRDYTQMNELHDRFSEKGLVILGVPCNQFGFQENCKNEEILMSLKYVRPGNGFEPKFQLLEKVDVNGKDAHPLFVFLKEKLPFPSDEPMALMSDPKFIMWSPVCRYDIAWNFEKFLIASDGVPFKRYGRRYLTSNIDGDIKKLLSVAN; from the exons ATGTCTGGCATTAAATCATTTTACGACCTCACAGCTAAAACGCTCACAGGCGAGGAGTTTAAGTTTTCATCTTTAAAGGGCAAAGTGGTCCTCATCGAGAATGTCGCATCTCTTTGAGGAACGACGACCAGGGATTACACCCAGATGAACGAGCTCCATGATCGCTTCTCAGAGAAAGGGCTTGTGATTCTGGGAGTCCCCTGCAATCAGTTTGGCTTTCAG GAAAACTGTAAAAACGAAGAGATCCTGATGTCCTTGAAGTACGTCCGTCCTGGGAATGGCTTCGAACCGAAGTTCCAGCTTTTGGAAAAGGTCGATGTGAACGGCAAAGACGCGCATCCTCTCTTCGTTTTTCTCAAGGAGAAACTTCCGTTCCCGAGCGACGAGCCAATGGCCTTAATGAGCGACCCAAAATTCATCATGTGGAGTCCCGTGTGCAGATACGACATCGCGTGGAACTTCGAGAAGTTTCTCATCGCGTCCGATGGAGTGCCATTCAAACGCTACGGCAGAAGATACCTGACCAGCAACATCGATGGAGACATAAAGAAGCTTCTCAGCGTCGCCAATTAA